A genomic segment from Fusobacteriaceae bacterium encodes:
- a CDS encoding TRAP transporter large permease: MSWLLFGTFAVCLALGVPIAFSIALAAIAVLVRGDVELLVVIQRMFASTDSFPLTAVPFFIFAGDLLARGEISKRLVGFSESFLGGIKGGLSIVSVFASMFFAAISGSGAATTAAVGATLIPELEKRGYRADSSAALIAAAGTIGVVIPPSVPMVLYAVVADQSVTALFRNGFLPGIAMGGILIALSLIQAYKYNYAAGVKFSLNNVLTTFYRSIWGLIMPLIILGGIFSGYFTPSEAAAVAVVYALLVSFFVYRDMNFKLLYQIMAGSAKTSAIIMTIIACSGVFGWVLANWKITEQIAQMVLSFSDNKYVIMFLIAVTVLIAGVFMETSSAVILLTPVFLPLMRSLNVNLVHFGILFTVGIAIGMITPPVAINLYVASSITGMPIEKISKAVVIYLLGLIGVFFLVVYLPLAFPGLIF; this comes from the coding sequence ATGAGTTGGCTCCTCTTCGGAACCTTCGCGGTCTGTCTCGCGCTGGGGGTGCCCATCGCCTTTTCCATCGCCCTTGCGGCCATCGCCGTCCTCGTCCGGGGCGACGTCGAGCTGCTCGTCGTGATCCAGCGAATGTTTGCCTCGACGGATTCATTCCCCCTGACCGCCGTCCCCTTTTTTATCTTCGCCGGGGATCTTTTGGCCAGAGGGGAAATCAGCAAGCGTCTCGTAGGCTTTTCAGAATCCTTTTTGGGGGGAATCAAAGGTGGCCTTTCGATTGTATCGGTCTTCGCCTCGATGTTTTTCGCGGCCATCTCCGGCTCCGGAGCGGCAACTACGGCCGCCGTGGGGGCGACCTTGATTCCCGAGCTTGAAAAAAGAGGGTATCGGGCCGATTCTTCGGCCGCGTTGATCGCGGCGGCGGGAACGATCGGCGTCGTGATTCCGCCTTCGGTCCCCATGGTCCTCTACGCGGTTGTGGCGGATCAGAGCGTGACGGCCCTTTTCCGGAACGGGTTTCTGCCGGGGATCGCCATGGGCGGCATCCTGATCGCCCTTTCCCTGATCCAGGCCTATAAGTACAACTACGCCGCCGGCGTCAAATTCTCGTTAAACAATGTGCTTACAACGTTTTACCGGTCGATCTGGGGGCTCATCATGCCGCTGATCATCCTGGGCGGCATCTTCTCCGGCTACTTCACGCCTTCGGAAGCGGCCGCCGTGGCCGTTGTCTACGCCCTGCTGGTCTCGTTTTTCGTCTACCGGGACATGAATTTCAAGCTCTTGTATCAGATCATGGCGGGAAGCGCCAAAACCTCGGCCATCATCATGACCATCATCGCCTGCAGCGGCGTGTTCGGCTGGGTTCTGGCCAACTGGAAAATCACGGAACAGATCGCTCAGATGGTCCTTTCCTTTTCGGACAACAAATACGTGATCATGTTTCTGATCGCGGTCACTGTCCTGATCGCGGGCGTTTTTATGGAGACGTCCTCGGCGGTTATTCTGCTGACGCCGGTATTTCTGCCTTTGATGCGCTCACTCAACGTCAATCTCGTCCATTTCGGGATCCTCTTTACGGTGGGGATCGCCATCGGCATGATCACGCCGCCGGTTGCCATCAACCTCTATGTGGCCTCCAGCATTACGGGCATGCCCATAGAGAAAATCTCCAAAGCCGTCGTGATCTATCTTTTGGGCCTGATCGGGGTGTTTTTCCTCGTGGTCTACTTGCCGCTGGCCTTTCCGGGACTGATTTTTTAG
- a CDS encoding zinc-binding alcohol dehydrogenase family protein produces MKVVYIEEPGKIELRELPKPVPKAGEALLKIKYCGICGSDLATFTGNQPFTTYPRIPGHEFSAEIAEIGENDRGLRVGDIVTANPYFNCGSCYACRRGILNACVTNETMGVQRDGSFCEYVAMPIERIYPGKGLSPRTLALIEPFSIGYHALSRGRVKPGHKALVIGAGAIGVFAAISAKLKGAEVHIADVFAKRLENALKFGIDGTIDVSREDLTERAKAITGGNGFDVCVEAVGQGATFLNCIEQAATGADIILIGNGKKEVTFNHSILLKKELNVYGSRNSLKKDFEELIDLVSSGKVVIDPIISDVFPVEDSIKAFDTLVHNDGSKFKILIKFSD; encoded by the coding sequence ATGAAAGTAGTCTATATTGAAGAACCGGGCAAAATAGAACTGAGGGAGCTGCCGAAGCCGGTCCCCAAAGCGGGCGAGGCCTTGCTCAAAATAAAATATTGCGGGATTTGCGGCTCCGATCTCGCGACGTTTACGGGAAACCAACCCTTTACGACCTATCCGCGGATTCCCGGACACGAGTTTTCGGCGGAAATCGCGGAAATCGGGGAAAACGACAGGGGGCTGCGCGTTGGCGACATCGTGACGGCCAACCCCTATTTCAACTGCGGGAGCTGCTACGCCTGTCGGCGGGGGATCCTCAACGCCTGCGTGACCAACGAAACCATGGGCGTACAACGGGACGGATCCTTTTGCGAGTACGTGGCCATGCCCATTGAGCGCATTTACCCCGGAAAGGGGCTTTCCCCCAGGACGCTGGCGCTGATCGAGCCCTTCTCCATCGGCTACCACGCGCTGAGCCGCGGCCGTGTGAAGCCCGGACACAAGGCGCTGGTGATCGGGGCGGGGGCCATCGGCGTCTTCGCCGCCATTTCGGCAAAACTCAAGGGGGCCGAGGTCCATATTGCCGACGTCTTCGCGAAGCGTCTTGAAAACGCGCTCAAATTCGGAATCGACGGGACCATCGACGTCTCGAGGGAAGATCTCACGGAGCGGGCGAAGGCCATTACCGGCGGCAACGGCTTTGATGTCTGCGTCGAGGCCGTGGGTCAGGGCGCCACATTTCTCAACTGCATCGAACAGGCGGCCACCGGGGCCGACATTATCCTTATCGGCAACGGCAAGAAGGAAGTGACGTTCAATCATTCTATCCTCCTCAAAAAAGAGCTCAATGTCTACGGCTCGCGCAATTCCCTGAAAAAGGACTTTGAGGAACTGATTGATCTCGTGTCTTCGGGAAAGGTCGTGATTGATCCGATCATCAGCGACGTATTTCCCGTGGAAGACAGCATAAAGGCCTTCGATACCCTTGTCCACAACGACGGCAGCAAGTTCAAGATCTTGATCAAATTTTCCGACTGA
- a CDS encoding TRAP transporter small permease produces MLISAIEKISDRINKISVALCVFLLGALTVVTFAQIVCRVFFTALSWSEEAARYLLVWATMLGAGCVYKAGSHISVTVAQDLLPPVLKKYAKLLVQLLCMLVFAVIVVYGARYVKLLGRQKSSAFNMPIKYMYASIPMGGAIMFIHAFVDFWGLLSRRGGEGK; encoded by the coding sequence GTGCTTATTTCCGCAATTGAAAAAATCAGTGACAGGATCAACAAAATCTCCGTCGCCCTCTGTGTTTTTCTGCTGGGGGCGCTGACCGTGGTGACCTTCGCGCAGATCGTATGCCGGGTCTTCTTTACGGCGCTCTCCTGGAGCGAGGAAGCGGCGCGGTATCTGCTCGTCTGGGCGACCATGCTGGGCGCCGGTTGCGTGTACAAGGCGGGGAGCCACATTTCCGTGACCGTCGCGCAGGATCTCCTGCCGCCCGTCCTGAAGAAATACGCGAAGCTCCTCGTCCAGCTCCTCTGTATGCTGGTCTTCGCCGTCATCGTCGTTTACGGGGCCCGCTATGTGAAGCTTCTGGGCAGACAAAAATCCTCGGCCTTCAATATGCCCATCAAATACATGTACGCCTCGATTCCCATGGGCGGCGCGATCATGTTTATCCACGCTTTCGTGGACTTTTGGGGGCTTTTGAGCCGCCGGGGAGGTGAGGGCAAATGA
- a CDS encoding C4-dicarboxylate TRAP transporter substrate-binding protein, producing the protein MKKIVLLLMLAATFLSFGLYGADKTVTIQIGYENNPGEPFDEACREWKRLIEEKSKGSIKVELFPSSQLGSKNDLIDQMLAGDSVITLADGAFYADRGVVDMGITFGPYFFETWDEAWKLVKSDWWKSQEKLLEDKGLKLIGCNWIYGDRHTLTKKPIRGVDDFKGQKIRVPNNLIQVKGMEVMGATPTPMPLGEVYTALQQGTIDGLENPLPVLYNGKFHEVAKYLTLDGHVKNFTTLLCGTAFFNSLSAEQQKVLVETCEEAGVYNNKLQENLAAETIAKFKAEGVEIIEVDVPKFQEKAKAFYELPDFTSKWSKGLYETTKKAMK; encoded by the coding sequence ATGAAAAAAATCGTTTTATTGTTGATGCTGGCGGCAACGTTTCTTTCCTTCGGACTGTACGGGGCGGACAAGACCGTAACGATTCAGATCGGTTACGAGAATAACCCGGGAGAACCCTTTGACGAAGCCTGCCGCGAATGGAAGCGGCTGATCGAGGAAAAAAGCAAAGGCTCCATCAAAGTGGAACTGTTCCCCTCGAGCCAGTTGGGATCGAAAAATGACCTGATCGACCAGATGCTGGCCGGTGACTCGGTGATCACCCTGGCTGACGGCGCGTTCTACGCCGATCGCGGCGTCGTGGACATGGGGATTACGTTCGGGCCCTATTTCTTCGAGACTTGGGACGAAGCCTGGAAACTCGTCAAGAGCGACTGGTGGAAGAGCCAGGAAAAGCTGCTGGAAGACAAGGGACTGAAACTCATCGGCTGCAACTGGATTTACGGAGACAGACATACGCTGACGAAAAAGCCCATCCGCGGCGTGGATGATTTTAAAGGGCAGAAAATCCGCGTTCCCAACAACCTGATCCAGGTAAAGGGCATGGAAGTTATGGGCGCGACGCCTACGCCGATGCCTCTGGGCGAAGTGTACACGGCGCTGCAGCAGGGGACCATCGACGGGCTTGAAAATCCGCTGCCGGTACTCTACAACGGAAAATTCCACGAAGTGGCGAAATATTTAACGCTGGACGGCCACGTCAAGAATTTTACGACCCTGCTCTGCGGTACGGCTTTCTTCAATTCCCTGTCGGCCGAACAGCAAAAAGTCCTCGTGGAGACCTGCGAGGAAGCGGGCGTTTACAACAACAAACTCCAGGAGAATCTCGCCGCCGAGACCATCGCCAAATTCAAGGCCGAAGGCGTCGAAATCATCGAAGTGGACGTGCCGAAATTCCAGGAAAAGGCGAAAGCTTTCTATGAACTGCCCGATTTTACGTCCAAATGGTCCAAGGGCCTCTACGAGACAACGAAAAAAGCGATGAAATAA
- the ilvD gene encoding dihydroxy-acid dehydratase, with the protein MRSDEMKTGSKKIPHRSLFKALGLTDEEIKRPMIGVVSSFNEIIPGHMYLNVIADAVKDGIRIAGGTPFVFPAIGVCDGIAMGHDGMHYSLISREHIADSVEIMAMAHPFDALVFIPNCDKIVPGMLMAALRLNIPSIFVSGGPMLPGKLKGGKKVTLSNAFELVGAVGKAGVTEEIVKDVEDNACPGCGSCAGMYTANSMNCMTEVIGMGLPGNGTIPAVYAGRTRLAKEAGMKIMELLEKDIRPLDIVTEKSILNALHADMALGCSTNTILHLPAIAHSAGIAVDFEEIDRISKETPHLVKLSPAGEDCLVDLEEAGGIPAVLKTLAGYGLIDESALTCTGKTVGENIARAKVWNPEVIRSKETAYSPDGGLAILWGNIAPDGAVVKKGAVLPEMLVHEGPAKVFDSEEESIDAILQDKIVPGDVIVIRYEGPKGGPGMREMLAPTAALTGKGLDNSVALITDGRFSGASKGAAIGHISPEAAAGGVIGVIKNGDRIFIDIPRNKLELKISGEELNTRLAGFHPVLKDLPAGYLKRYRDLVTSANTGAIFKE; encoded by the coding sequence ATGAGAAGCGATGAAATGAAAACGGGATCGAAAAAGATTCCGCACCGGTCGCTGTTCAAGGCCCTCGGACTGACCGACGAGGAGATTAAACGCCCCATGATCGGCGTCGTCTCGTCTTTCAACGAGATCATCCCCGGTCACATGTACCTGAACGTCATCGCCGACGCGGTGAAAGACGGGATCCGGATCGCGGGCGGCACGCCTTTTGTCTTTCCGGCCATCGGCGTCTGCGACGGGATCGCCATGGGACACGACGGGATGCATTATTCCCTGATCAGCCGCGAACATATCGCCGATTCGGTGGAAATCATGGCCATGGCCCATCCCTTTGACGCGCTGGTGTTTATCCCCAACTGCGACAAGATCGTGCCGGGCATGCTAATGGCGGCCTTGCGGCTCAACATCCCCAGCATCTTTGTGAGCGGCGGACCCATGCTTCCCGGGAAACTCAAGGGCGGGAAAAAAGTCACGCTCTCCAACGCCTTCGAACTCGTGGGGGCCGTCGGGAAAGCGGGCGTGACGGAAGAAATCGTCAAGGATGTGGAAGACAACGCCTGTCCCGGTTGCGGCTCCTGCGCGGGAATGTACACGGCCAATTCCATGAACTGCATGACGGAAGTCATCGGCATGGGACTCCCCGGAAACGGGACAATTCCCGCCGTTTACGCGGGCAGAACGCGGCTTGCCAAAGAAGCGGGCATGAAAATCATGGAACTTTTGGAAAAGGACATCCGGCCCCTCGATATCGTGACGGAAAAATCCATCCTGAACGCGCTCCACGCGGATATGGCGCTGGGTTGTTCGACAAACACGATCCTTCATCTGCCGGCCATCGCCCACAGTGCGGGCATTGCGGTGGATTTTGAGGAAATCGACCGGATCAGCAAGGAAACGCCCCATCTGGTGAAACTGAGCCCCGCGGGAGAGGATTGTCTCGTGGATCTGGAAGAGGCCGGCGGGATTCCCGCGGTACTGAAAACCCTCGCGGGTTACGGTCTCATTGACGAAAGCGCCCTGACCTGCACCGGAAAGACCGTCGGGGAAAATATCGCCCGAGCCAAAGTCTGGAATCCCGAGGTCATCCGATCCAAAGAGACGGCTTACTCGCCCGACGGCGGACTGGCCATCCTCTGGGGAAATATCGCGCCCGACGGCGCCGTCGTCAAAAAAGGGGCCGTACTCCCGGAAATGCTCGTCCACGAGGGACCCGCCAAAGTCTTTGACAGCGAGGAAGAGAGTATCGACGCCATTTTGCAGGATAAGATTGTCCCCGGAGACGTCATCGTGATCCGCTACGAAGGGCCCAAGGGCGGCCCCGGCATGCGGGAGATGCTCGCCCCCACGGCGGCTCTGACAGGAAAAGGCCTCGACAACAGCGTCGCCCTGATTACGGACGGGAGATTTTCCGGCGCGTCCAAGGGGGCGGCCATCGGTCACATTTCCCCCGAAGCCGCGGCCGGAGGCGTGATCGGCGTCATTAAGAACGGGGATAGGATTTTCATCGATATTCCCCGAAATAAACTTGAACTCAAGATTTCCGGAGAAGAGCTGAACACCCGCCTGGCCGGATTCCATCCGGTCCTGAAGGACCTCCCGGCGGGATACCTGAAACGCTACCGGGATCTCGTCACCAGCGCCAATACCGGCGCGATTTTCAAAGAATAG
- a CDS encoding TRAP transporter small permease: MEKNAFEKILNIDLIIAGIAMLVLIFVTFAAVILRYCVRKPLIWGEEMQLFCFVWAALFGSGAVFRNGGHVAIDILVDLFPPKIQKIVESVVYVIVVGILAFLFWQSFLLTKQMYTTNRVTNILRIPYWIVYGAMPAGCLLMILNHGIAVYRKLKG, translated from the coding sequence TTGGAAAAAAACGCATTTGAGAAAATTCTGAATATTGATCTGATTATCGCGGGAATCGCCATGCTTGTGCTGATTTTCGTAACCTTCGCGGCGGTTATCCTGCGCTATTGCGTGAGAAAACCCCTGATCTGGGGCGAGGAGATGCAGCTCTTCTGCTTCGTCTGGGCGGCGCTTTTCGGCTCGGGAGCGGTCTTCCGGAACGGCGGGCATGTGGCCATCGACATTCTGGTGGACCTTTTCCCGCCCAAAATACAAAAAATCGTGGAATCCGTCGTCTATGTGATCGTCGTGGGCATTCTCGCCTTTCTGTTCTGGCAGTCGTTCCTGCTGACAAAGCAAATGTACACCACAAACCGCGTCACGAACATCCTCAGAATTCCTTACTGGATCGTCTACGGGGCCATGCCCGCCGGTTGCTTATTGATGATACTGAATCACGGTATCGCCGTCTACCGGAAACTCAAGGGGTGA
- a CDS encoding altronate dehydratase family protein: MKELIQLHPTDNVIIALRDFKAGERISFGNETLTLTEDIPRRHKIALRDIAEGRQVIKYGFPIGHATTAIVKGGWVHTHNVKTNLKDTQTYEYRPKFAEHLFTDAPREVNIYRRKNGGAGIRNELWIIPTVGCVNAIGQRIMEAFLREAGPLSIDGVNVLTHNYGCSQLGEDHANTRTILQDTVKHPNAGGVLVLGLGCENNQMAEFVKTLGDYDPKRVKFLVAQEAGDEIAAGKNLLLELYAEMKNDKREKASIAEISFGLECGGSDGFSGITANPMLGLFSDYVISQGGTTVLTEVPEMFGAETLLMERCKDRATFEKCVLLINNFKEFFLKNGQEIYENPSPGNKRGGITSLEDKSLGCTQKSGGSPVADVLRYGETLKTKGLNLLSAPGNDLVATTALLAAGCQLVLFTTGLGNPYGGYGPTVKISTNTQLYEKKPAWIDFDAGRLVTEDLTMEDLTREFIDYIVGVVNGERVCNEKNNFREIAIFKSGVTL, translated from the coding sequence ATGAAAGAACTGATTCAACTCCATCCGACGGATAATGTGATCATCGCCCTGCGGGATTTCAAAGCGGGGGAACGGATCTCCTTCGGAAACGAAACGCTGACGCTGACCGAAGATATTCCCCGAAGGCATAAAATCGCTTTGCGGGATATCGCCGAGGGACGGCAGGTAATCAAATACGGCTTTCCCATCGGGCACGCCACAACCGCTATTGTCAAAGGCGGCTGGGTCCATACCCACAACGTGAAAACCAATCTTAAAGACACGCAAACCTACGAATACAGGCCGAAATTCGCGGAACATCTTTTTACCGACGCGCCGCGGGAGGTCAATATTTACCGCAGGAAAAACGGCGGCGCGGGCATCCGTAACGAACTCTGGATCATTCCCACGGTGGGCTGCGTCAACGCCATCGGACAGCGGATTATGGAGGCGTTTTTGCGGGAGGCGGGGCCCTTGTCCATAGACGGGGTCAATGTCCTGACCCACAATTACGGCTGCTCTCAGCTGGGGGAAGACCACGCCAACACAAGGACGATCCTCCAGGATACCGTAAAGCACCCCAACGCGGGCGGGGTCCTGGTGCTGGGGCTCGGCTGCGAGAACAACCAGATGGCTGAGTTTGTCAAAACCCTTGGGGATTATGATCCAAAACGTGTGAAATTCCTGGTGGCCCAGGAAGCGGGCGATGAGATCGCCGCGGGAAAAAATCTGCTGCTGGAGCTTTATGCGGAAATGAAAAACGACAAAAGGGAAAAAGCGTCCATCGCAGAGATCAGCTTCGGCCTTGAGTGCGGCGGATCCGACGGATTTTCGGGCATTACGGCAAATCCCATGCTGGGTCTCTTTTCCGATTATGTGATCTCACAGGGGGGGACCACGGTCCTGACGGAAGTCCCGGAAATGTTTGGGGCGGAGACCCTTTTGATGGAGCGCTGCAAAGACCGGGCGACCTTTGAAAAATGCGTACTGCTGATCAATAATTTCAAAGAGTTTTTTCTCAAAAACGGCCAGGAAATCTACGAAAATCCTTCTCCGGGCAACAAAAGAGGCGGGATTACCAGTCTTGAGGACAAATCCCTGGGGTGCACGCAGAAATCGGGCGGATCGCCTGTGGCGGACGTCCTGCGCTACGGGGAAACGCTGAAAACGAAAGGCCTTAATCTCCTGAGCGCCCCCGGAAACGATCTGGTGGCGACAACGGCGCTGCTTGCCGCGGGCTGCCAGTTGGTACTCTTTACGACGGGCCTCGGCAATCCCTACGGCGGCTACGGGCCCACGGTCAAAATTTCCACGAATACCCAACTCTATGAGAAAAAACCGGCCTGGATCGATTTTGACGCGGGCAGGCTTGTTACCGAAGATCTGACCATGGAGGATCTCACGCGGGAGTTTATTGACTACATCGTGGGCGTCGTCAACGGAGAGCGGGTCTGCAATGAAAAGAACAATTTCCGGGAAATCGCGATTTTCAAAAGCGGCGTCACACTATAA
- a CDS encoding tagaturonate reductase, with protein sequence MELNREKLNLPKYPEKIIQFGEGNFLRSFIDWQIDILNKKAGLNAGVVVVRPIDTPQPLLDTQDGLYTSIVRGINEAGEAVKDYRIISSVNREIPVYKQYDEYLKLAHNPDFRFIFSNTTEAGIAWSDKDKYDDAPPATYPAKLTRLLHERFKAFAGAKDKGFILLPCELIDYNGVELKRIVLLYADLWKLGDEFKKWLEEANILCSTLVDRIVTGYPRAEKDELEKELGYHDAFMTTSEYFYLYVIQGPKDILTKELRLDKVSLNIVIVDDLKPYKLRKVGILNGSHTAMVPVAYLYGIDTVREAMENDEIREFVLAAVNDEIIPAIDMDKGELNGFKEDVVRRFRNPYIKHMLIDISLNSMSKYKTRILPQVLETQKRTGKVPKRLAFALAALIRFYKGVRENGDPIPLKDDKVFLDLYGELWKTKDYRKIAETVLGLKEHWELDLNTIPGFTEAVAGYLGKIDTEGVKQALREI encoded by the coding sequence ATGGAACTGAACCGCGAAAAACTGAATCTGCCCAAGTACCCGGAAAAGATCATCCAATTCGGGGAGGGGAATTTCCTGCGGAGCTTCATTGACTGGCAAATCGATATCCTCAACAAAAAAGCGGGTCTGAACGCGGGCGTCGTCGTCGTGCGACCGATCGATACGCCCCAGCCGCTGCTCGACACCCAGGACGGGCTTTACACATCCATTGTCCGCGGCATCAACGAGGCGGGGGAAGCGGTCAAAGACTACCGGATCATCTCCTCGGTCAACCGTGAGATCCCCGTTTACAAGCAATACGACGAATACCTGAAACTGGCGCATAATCCGGATTTCCGCTTTATCTTCTCCAATACGACGGAGGCGGGAATCGCCTGGAGCGACAAGGACAAGTATGACGACGCGCCGCCCGCCACCTATCCCGCCAAATTGACGCGTCTTTTGCACGAGCGCTTCAAGGCCTTCGCGGGCGCAAAGGACAAGGGCTTCATCCTGCTCCCCTGCGAGCTCATCGACTACAACGGCGTCGAGCTCAAAAGGATCGTCCTCCTCTACGCCGATCTCTGGAAATTGGGCGACGAATTCAAAAAATGGCTCGAAGAGGCCAATATCTTGTGCTCGACTCTGGTGGACCGCATCGTGACCGGCTATCCCCGGGCGGAAAAAGACGAGCTCGAAAAGGAGCTGGGCTATCACGACGCCTTTATGACGACCTCGGAGTATTTTTACCTCTACGTGATCCAGGGACCCAAGGACATCCTGACGAAGGAACTGCGTCTGGACAAGGTTTCGCTCAATATCGTCATCGTCGACGATCTGAAGCCCTATAAACTAAGAAAAGTGGGGATTTTGAACGGATCCCACACGGCCATGGTGCCGGTCGCCTATCTCTACGGCATCGATACGGTGCGGGAGGCCATGGAAAATGATGAGATCCGTGAATTTGTCCTTGCCGCCGTCAACGACGAGATCATCCCCGCCATCGATATGGACAAGGGGGAGCTCAACGGCTTCAAGGAAGACGTCGTAAGGCGCTTCCGGAATCCCTATATCAAGCATATGCTGATCGACATTTCCCTCAATTCCATGTCCAAATACAAGACAAGGATCCTGCCCCAGGTGCTGGAGACGCAAAAACGGACCGGAAAAGTCCCCAAAAGGCTGGCCTTCGCGCTGGCGGCCCTGATTCGCTTCTATAAAGGCGTCCGGGAAAACGGGGATCCGATTCCCTTGAAGGACGATAAGGTATTTCTGGACCTCTACGGAGAGCTCTGGAAAACGAAGGACTATCGCAAGATCGCGGAAACCGTCCTGGGCCTCAAAGAGCACTGGGAACTGGACTTGAATACGATCCCGGGCTTTACGGAAGCCGTGGCCGGATATCTCGGAAAAATAGATACGGAGGGCGTGAAACAGGCGCTGCGGGAAATCTGA
- a CDS encoding TRAP transporter substrate-binding protein, with translation MKKRTALAVFIMMMVVSATVWAKTVFKFGTTVNEQDSFQIAAVKFKELVEDRTKGAYGIEIYPNASLGDERTMLESMQMGTLDMGIITSGPFVNFVPEMGALDLPFLFPSNEAVYKVLDGPVGKELLDKFEAVNLKGLAYAERGFRNLTNSVRPVKSAKDIAGLKVRVMQNEVYISTFKSMDVNAVPMAWTEALTALQQHTIDGQENPVNVIHSHKLWESQKYLTMTRHAYAAAIITMSLKKFKSLPPDVQKIFVDAAQEAAVYERKWTADNEEAQLADIVKNGMEVVMDPDNESFKKAVAPTYEKYGKQYKELIDKIEAAAK, from the coding sequence ATGAAGAAAAGAACAGCATTGGCAGTATTCATCATGATGATGGTCGTAAGCGCGACCGTATGGGCAAAGACCGTTTTCAAATTCGGCACCACCGTCAACGAGCAGGACAGCTTCCAGATCGCCGCCGTAAAATTCAAAGAACTCGTCGAGGACCGGACAAAGGGCGCCTACGGCATTGAAATCTATCCCAACGCCTCATTGGGCGACGAGAGGACCATGCTCGAAAGTATGCAGATGGGAACGCTGGATATGGGCATCATCACCAGCGGCCCCTTCGTGAATTTTGTGCCGGAAATGGGCGCTCTGGATCTCCCCTTCCTTTTCCCCTCAAACGAGGCGGTCTACAAAGTACTGGACGGCCCCGTGGGCAAAGAGTTGCTGGACAAATTTGAAGCCGTGAACCTCAAGGGTTTGGCCTACGCCGAAAGGGGCTTCCGAAATCTGACGAACAGCGTGCGGCCCGTAAAAAGCGCCAAGGATATCGCGGGACTCAAAGTTCGCGTAATGCAAAATGAAGTCTATATCTCCACGTTTAAATCCATGGACGTAAACGCCGTCCCCATGGCCTGGACCGAAGCCCTGACCGCCTTGCAGCAGCATACGATAGACGGGCAGGAAAATCCGGTCAACGTCATCCATTCCCACAAATTATGGGAATCCCAGAAATATCTGACCATGACGCGCCACGCCTACGCCGCTGCCATCATCACCATGAGCCTTAAAAAATTCAAGTCGCTTCCGCCCGACGTGCAGAAAATTTTCGTCGACGCGGCTCAGGAAGCCGCCGTATATGAGCGCAAATGGACCGCCGACAACGAGGAAGCCCAGCTGGCCGACATCGTTAAAAACGGCATGGAAGTCGTTATGGATCCCGACAACGAATCTTTCAAAAAGGCCGTCGCGCCCACCTATGAAAAATACGGAAAACAGTACAAAGAATTGATCGACAAAATCGAGGCGGCAGCAAAATAA
- a CDS encoding FadR family transcriptional regulator, translating into MKEEFIPISQVIAGRLTDMIFREKKYQLNEKLPNENELSALLGVSRASLREAIKILAVEGILTIKRGSGTFVTSSPKKKDDLFGLKYLEDKKKLITHWFEFRIILEPSSVKLAVLNGTKEEKKAILDSAKRLEHLIREQKTIIAEDQAFHRAVAAATHNDVIKLTIPSLLAAVKDTILTSTHIGGSKRSYENALIYHRLIADFIAAGDAEGAELAMRYHLTRGLNDMLAEK; encoded by the coding sequence ATGAAAGAAGAATTTATTCCCATATCGCAGGTGATCGCGGGCAGGCTCACCGATATGATCTTCCGGGAAAAAAAATATCAACTGAACGAAAAACTGCCCAATGAAAACGAACTTTCGGCGCTTTTGGGCGTCAGTCGCGCGAGCCTCCGGGAGGCCATCAAGATCCTCGCCGTAGAGGGGATCCTCACGATCAAACGGGGCAGCGGCACATTCGTGACGTCTTCGCCCAAGAAAAAGGACGACCTTTTCGGCCTCAAGTACCTTGAGGACAAGAAAAAACTCATCACACACTGGTTTGAATTTCGGATCATTCTGGAACCGTCCAGCGTAAAGCTGGCCGTCTTGAATGGCACAAAAGAGGAAAAAAAGGCGATTCTCGATTCCGCCAAACGGCTCGAGCACCTGATCCGGGAGCAAAAGACCATTATCGCGGAAGATCAGGCCTTTCACAGGGCCGTCGCCGCGGCGACCCATAACGACGTCATCAAACTTACGATTCCCTCCCTTCTGGCGGCCGTAAAAGATACGATCCTGACGTCCACGCACATCGGGGGATCCAAGCGTTCCTACGAAAACGCGCTGATTTATCACCGACTGATCGCGGATTTTATCGCTGCCGGCGACGCTGAAGGGGCCGAACTTGCCATGCGCTATCACTTGACTCGGGGACTCAACGATATGCTGGCGGAGAAGTGA